AGAAAGCATTGTTCTAGTCTACCGAAGGAGAGGAGACGAAGCCTATGTGGAAAAGACTGTGAAGCCTAAAAGCTACCTTCAAGCAAATGACGCTAACGCGTAATTTATCCTGTTAAActagaaaaataaactacATTTAGCATATcctaattaaatttatttgttataaatcctgttattaattttttatatttaaaaatatcattacACATTCTTGATTTGTTTAATGTAATCgagattttatattaatctCCTACTAAGtgaataattaaaaaaaaaatattagaacaATTAAACTCataattttactttctCAAGTTGTGTTTTTTCTTGCAAGTAAGAGGTAGGGAGAAACCTTACAAAGGGACTAGAGGGATTTGGGTGTGATCCTTATCAAACTGGTACTGTGAGATTTACTCACTAAACTCCCCCATATAACTTGCCAATACAGCAAGTTCTGTCGTATCCATTTGACTTCGGCTCCAGGAGctcattttctttttataccTCAAATCGCGTCCAGAGTGACCTCACGGCGGATATACTTAACGGACATGGTTATCTATAACCCGAGGAGAGACATCGTTGTACAGACTCAGAGGTCCCTACAATCATCTGTATTGCACATCGACTCCTTACACGACCACATCACCAGCCCAGCGTTTTTATTGGGCTGCGTTGACCACCAGTCTCCCACTAGTTTCGGCCACCGTGTTACAGAATTTTGATGGATAGGGTCCACGAGACCTTCTATTGCCCTACTTCGTCTAGTCTCTTAGTTAGCTTTAGGATCCCACACTAGAGTGCACCAGCCATGGGCTCCAACTAGGCCGTACCCACTAGATACTTCTatgtattattaaatcttcACGTGGGTGATACTGTTTTTTGGCTTTGGGGTGCGTTACACACTAAATCAACATACCATTATGGCTGGACACACATAAGTTTCATTGAATCAACTTAATGATTATTGTGGACATTTTCGTCATCTGAGTTGTTTCAACTGCATCGtagaaagtagaaacaatttttgTGTCCCTGAGAATCGAACTTGGCCATTGCTCAATGAAAGCATCTCCTTCTACCAAATGGGATAAGGGCATCTCTCAAGTTATTAtagtgcaaaaaaaatattatcaaaatttgTATAGGTGAATTCTTAAGATGTGGGTTAGTAgtaatttcttattttaaatcaaaatttgtattaattgtatatgtttattattatttttaatatataaaatttcagCAATTTCTGTCTCTTTCTTGCTCCTCCAGTTTTGGATTTCAAATTTGGAACAAAATAATGAACTAACTCTTAGATGTGGGGTTGATAGTGCTCTTATTTCGAATTAGGGTGTAGTTTCGTGAACCTCTCGGCTTCAAACACTTAGTATAGTATGAGCACCAAGAATTTTGAAATGGTGTGTACAAACCATGTCTTGTGTTAACTATTTCATACTTTATATTAACAATGAAATAcccaaaaaatatttctgttttaaaaaagatttgtaatttagataaatttttttatctacgCTTTACACAAGATGaatacatttatttttctatgaTCATCTTCCGTCatttaaaatgatttaaCACATCAAAGGACCTTAAACAAATGGAATTTATCGGGAATCAAGCCCGATATTTAAGGCTCAACAACAATCTTTGACTACTAAACTACGATCATCTTTCGATGcgtaaataaatttattattggcCATAAAACCAATATATATCGTCTCAGGCctatatttcatttttataggtTAATAGcgaataaattaatattaaagctttaaaatccaataaataatctttaagtctatttttacttttatagaacaaataaatttgttttatatgaaaaaatgtgaaatatcaaattattttagtGAATAACGTGTTTCAATAAAACGTCATCGTATCATGGCTTActaatttgtaaaaacatCTAATTATCAATAAATCTCACTTCTAATTTTACATGTTTAAGATTCTGAAACATTGGccaatttttctttaaaaatttgtttatccACAAAAAAACATGAGAAATTTTTACGACTTCCCATTTTACAATAACACACACAATTTAGATGATCACAGTCCATTTGACAAATATGAAAACATTGATACATACATTTCTGAGCACCAagatgaaaattattttatacttataaaaaaatatcaacataaatattgttttaatcCAAGActtatattacaaaaagacATAAACAATTCTCCTCATATTCTTCATACCACAAATTTAGAAACTAAATTTGGTATTTTGGCTTACCAAGAGTTCAATGATTTTGCgcctttaaattttattatcgAACAAGATCGTAGTTATAAAAGttatatttatgaaattatGATTAGTTTGATACAAATCAATAATGACACAGATTTCTTTTATGAATTTGCtgatttattagaaatagaGACATTGTggatcaataaaaattataaaattaaaatgtgCTGGGTTacctttttaatattaaatgaagggtattttgataatacgatatttagaagaaataCAAATGAATTAGAAGGAATTTATGAGCTTATAaagtttaataaaagaagaatacaaaaaagaatGAACAATAACCAAGAAGAAAaagcaaataaatataaagacaataattttaaaggaaCACAAGAGGGGGAAAttcaagataaaaaatatgaggAAAATGAAGAGACAGaagacaataaaaaaataaaacaagaaCAAGAAAAGGCAGAACGAGAAGAAAGAGAAAAAGACGAAAGAAatagaagatttttagattatttaatagaaagaagcagaaaaataaatgcaaaaaaagaaaaattagaaaaaatgagAAACAATAAAGAAACGATTTCAAAAACACCACCTTTAAAAAGAGGCAAATTGAGGACATTCAGCTCTGCGAAAACTTTTGgcacaaaaaaattatgcaccgaaaaaattaataaagaaaaaactcaaaaaataaaaaaagaaaaaactcAGAATAAGTTAAAACTCATTCTTGTAAAACtactttttaataaagaaaaagtCAACCAGAAGAATCTTGACATTTACATTTctaaattacaaaatatttatgataCAAAATctaatgaattttttacattgactgataaattaatttctgtgttagaatttatactagaaataaaaatgcccatatttaatgaaatggcaaaaaatgaaactaacgaatttatagaaaaatttgtacaaaacataaaaatcaaatttaaagcATCAGAACAACgcataaatgaaaataaaactatgAATAAAATggaagaaatttttagaaaagaaATGGAAAGATGTGAAGCACTTGAAGAAGCTACTAGAATAGAACGACTTAAAGAAGCAGAACAAAATAGAATACTGGAAGAAACTAAAGAAGTCGAAAAAGTAGAAAATACATTTGAAAAGAAAGGATTCGACATGACAAGttataaaactaaaagTTACAAAAAGGGACGATTTTTAGTTTACCAGGCTGTtccatttataaaagacaaGGAAACAAACGAaggaataaattttaataaaatttaccgGATTATagaaatacaaaataaacaGATAGAAATGATGTATAAAACATTGaaagataataataaaattgaagaaTTAATAGATGCACAACTTGAATCACTTTCAATAAAAGCGAATGACATGTTGACAGATTTAgagaaaagaaaagaataaaaaacaaaatatttataaaataaaagcaTATGCATCTACTTCTTTTAAGTACAAacacaaatttatttttttaatcatattattaaatttttgtttttttatttagtttttctctttttgggggagtttgtttgttaacCAACAAACTCACtgaaaaaactataaaaagatttctTTTGCATGATCagcataaaataaaaaatccgaattttttatctaccCTAAAAACATGAAATTACAAGAACAAACactcaaaaaaataagaagtgTAAGAATAAAAGCCATAGAATGTCATTCTATAAAACCACTTGCAATCTTAGGACTTTACAATGGATACCTCCAAACTTGGAATACATCGACATTACTTTTGATTAATGAAGTACATGTTTCAGATTTCCCAATAAGAACTTTGGCACTagttgaaaaaaataattgtgTTTTAATTGGATCTGATGATGGTCGAATTTATGTTTATGAATTGAATAATTTACAAAGGATTAGTTCGTTTGATGCTCATGCGgattttataagaaaaattatagtgAATCCTCAGAATACAGAGTTTTTAACTTGTAGTGATGACActactataaaattatggGAGATAGGGTCTATTATGAAATGTGTTTCTGTATTTACTGGTCATACACATTTTGTAATGGATCTTGTTTATTATCCTAAGGATAACAAACAATTTCTGTCTTGTTCTTTAGATGGGACTATCAAATTATGGAATAAAGAGTCGAAATCTTGTATTAAAACCTACAAAGGGCATAAAAGTGGAATTAATACATTGAGTTTCTGTAAAGATGATTTGTATTTTGTAAGTGGATCAGatgatttttctttaaagaTCTGGGATATTAATAATGGAAATTGTATCAGTACCCTTAAAGGACAcactaataatattataaatgtgTATTCTATGAATACATTTCCCTATCTTGTCTCCTGTTCCGAGGATGGAACTTATAGATTGTGGGATACAAATACTTTTGAGAATacagaaattataaatttgaatagTGGACGAATTTGGCAATATAAAGAACAtaagaatattattttaataggGACAGACGaagaattaatttttaaaaagattaaaaCGGGGAAATCTTTGTATGATTTGAAGAATAATaagttatattttacatctCAGAATTCTGTCTTCAGTTGTAAAGTTGATgatatttacaatattaagAAATTGGCAGAGTTAGATTTTTATCCCTCAGAATTATGTGCCTCTGAAAATGCGAAATTTATCTCAGTGTGcgatgataaaaatttttcgattttttcttctttaggTTTTAGAAAGAAGATGTCTGGACATGGAAATaatttgcatttttttgataatgaagagtttttaatattaagaGATGAGTACATTGAGATTTATGAGAAGAATGAGATGATTAGATCTATTAAGATTTATGATATTgagaagattttattagCCCAGAAGTATATTTATGTACAGAGAAATGATTCTTTAGATGTTTACACATTTGAAGGTATTCGGATTTTTACCTGGAATTTTAAGGCTTTTAAAGCACATGTAAATtccaatattttaatattagaaTTAAATAACAAGATCcagatttataaaattaatgatGACATCATTTCTGCATATTTAGAACAAGATATTGAGATTGATGAAGTTGGAATTCCCGAttcctttatttttttaggggaGTTTAATGTTAAGATTGATTCTTCTTGTTGGCTTACTACAGATAATCATGACACAATGTTTATGTTTAATTTCGAGAGTAAAGGGTACTATATTTTCCTTAGAGATGATccttatttatataattttggACCAGTAAATGGGCTTATGTGTGGATTTATTAATGATAAGGttctattattaaataattctCAGACTACTAGTAGTCTGAGTTTTCTAGATTTAGATTTAgagtttattaatttccAGAGTCGCATTTTCAATAATGAGAAATGTGACTGTAAGGAGTCATTCAGAATTAAGGCCATTTCTTTCCTTGAGTCTTTAGGGAAGAATAACGAGGCCCTTGAGATTTGTGCGAATGATAATCAGAGATTTGAGATATTAATTAAGCTTGGCCTCCTTGAGGAGGCGTCTGCTTTAGCAGTGTCTCCTCCCATGTTTGACAGACTTGGTCATGAGTTCTGTAAGAGAAGTGATCTTGTCAATGCGACAGAGtgtttatataaatctGGTAATTGGAggtctttattatttgttgATTTATTGTGTAATAAGAAGTATTTGAAAGAGATAGCAGAGAATTCCCTTGAGAATGGGGAGGATAATGTGGCCTTTATAGCCTTTTtgaagaataaaaattatgagaAATGTGGGGAGATTTTAAGAGAGAGTaagttttataatttctttaaggAAACATATCTTCAATAAAATCAAGtatgaagatttttaaaacatgtCTTTacattcttttatataattttattttatatagatCCTTTTAGCTTAATAGGTCTTTATATAACATCAATATCTTAAACATTCTTTATATGTATAATTATACattacaatattattttattcttttctttatccTTATATGAAAATGTCCAATCTCTCAGAATTATTCCCTATAGAAGTCTCCACTCACAATCTCTATTTCCACGAAGAAGCTTCAATCTTCTCTCTTGATTCCTTTGACGACTCCGTCGCCACTGGTGGCGGAGACGGAGTCGTCAGACTCTGGAAACTCCAACTTGACGAGATGACCCACCTTGACTACAAATACACTACTGCTCTAAACTCttctataaaattcatataCAAATCTGACATTATAGTACACAATAAAGCAGTGAACTGTGtaagatttaataaacaagGCATATTGGCGTCATCTTCTGACTCTGGTAAAGTGATAAttaattacaataaaactAAAGTACTAAGAGACAGTGACGGACTAGATTGTTATGAAATAATGTGGATTGATGATAAATTACTAGTGGGACTTAGTAATGGGAAGATAGAAGAGTACTATGTCGACAGAGAAGATGTAGAAAGAAGCAAGATGGTAAAGACTTATAGTGTACACGGGGATATAATCCAAGGAATGAGTTATAAtgagaaatataaacttataATGACATTTAGTAAAGACAGGACTAGTAAAATATTGGACTACGAACTAAAAGAAGAGAAAAAGGCAAAAGCGCCAACAAAAGACACTGTAGGTGAAACTACACAAAAGacatctaaaaaaatggacACTGTAGGCGCAACTACCCAGAGCACAGAGCGAAAGGCATgtgcaaaaaaacaacttactaaatctaaaaaaactGACACGAAAAATGTCTCAGGACAGAGCGCGTCAAAAGAAGTTTCCAAATCTATCGACACGAACGAGGACGCCGCGCAGACTAAAACACCCAAAAATGTCGAATCTGCAAATGTCACCTcattgaaaaatacaaaattaaaaccaAAGAAACTTGACATTTTAGAGACATTCTCTCTAAATTCTTCTGGTAGATCTTTTTTCAGAAGAGGCTCTTTTAGTACCTCAGGCCTCATGGCTTACATCCCAAATTCCAAACACAACTCCCTTTCTGTCTTAAATTTCCCATTTACAGAATCTTACTGGGCTTACCAAATGGGCCCTTTCAACTCTGAAGTCATCAGAGTACTCGATAATGAGAAATATCTCTTTATACTTTGTAAAACGagtctttatatttataaagacTTCGTCTTACTGTCTtgtatagaaaatataactTTTAAGAGTGTGACTGATGCGACACTAATAGGAAATGTCTTGTTAATAACGGCACTTGATGGATTTATAGCATCTTTTAGATATaactaaataaattaaatttataacaaaaaaaagttctggtattatatttatttaggCTAGCAACttttaaactttatttgttaatattattgggtcttgtaaaattttttcaatattaaaaataaacaatactttattttttaatattaaaaaaaattatagttgGTTTTCactattataaaaaatttaagttagttttattataataaataaatttagtttattttcactataatagattttacaaattttaaaatttttttgttcccCTTTTTGGTATGGGAATACAAGACAAAATTAACGAAATAGAAGCCGAAATGGCAAGaactcaaaaaaataaaaaaactgaATACCACATAGGAACTCTTAAAGCAAGACTAGCAAGATACAAACACGAACTTGATAACCCCAAAACcactaatataaaatctgACGGATGGGAAGTCGCAAAATCGGGAGATGCCCGTATTGCTCTAATAGGCTTTCCAAGTGTGGGAAAATCAACtcttttatcaaaaataacaaatacTGAAAGTAAAGCAGCAGAGGACGAATTTACTACTCTAGACTGTATAGCGGGGAAACTTGAATACAACGGATCAACTATACAAATACTAGATCTGCCTGGTATTATAAGCGGCGCATCATCAAACTTAGGTAGAGGCAAACAAGTCATAAGTATTTGTAGAACAGCAGATCTAATACTTATAGTATTAGATCCACGAAGAAAACATGATAAAAAAGTCTTAATACGAgaactttttaatatgGGAATCAGgcttaataaaaaacgcCCTGACGTCAGTATTAATTTAACTACTAATGGTGGCATATGTATAAACAAACAATGCGACTTAACACAGACATCAGAAGAAGCCATAACAGCAATACTCAAAgaatacaaaattaatCACTGTaacatattaataaaagaagatgTCAGTACTGACGATATAGTAGATTTATTAAGTAAAAACGTGtcatatataaaatgtCTCTTTTGTTACAACAAAACTGACGAGTTATCGTACGAAGACTTTAAGAACTTGAgtttagaagaaaatacGATACTAATTAGTTGTAAAAATGATTGGAATATAAATGAACTTAAAGAATATGTTTGGGAGAAATTGAACTTGACGAGGATTTATACTAAAAAGAAAGGAGAGATGCCGGATTTTAATAGGCCGATAGTGTTGAGAGATAATTTGAGTGTATTTGATTTATGTGGGAATATtcataaagatttttatagtgATTTTAAGTATGCGCTTGTATGGGGACGAAGTGCGAAACATAGTCCGCAGAAAGTAGGCCTTAATCATGTACTTGAAGATGAAGATGTTATACaaatatgtttaaaataaaactgatgaaaatttttagatattttaaaattatatgtattttaaaaattttagaggGTAAAATATACCATAAcctttaaataaaaaataattaaactATTAATAGTATgaatataaacatattcatactatatttaaaacatatcttcaaaatttttacaacaatttaaaacatatctataaaaattttatatttcaataACAAAtctatttaataaaatttttacatcaatttaaaacatatcTATATTATCTTAGACTGTAATAAAggatcaaataaaattttaaacccaaatttaaaaaattctataacataaaaacaatttaaacaatttaaaaaatttttattttattattcataAGGCAAATCCTGGGTCAACTGGGCTTAATCCATCATACCCAAGTAAAGACAAAGCAGCAAGCGAAAACATCAAATGATAAGGATCTGGTTCATTCCCAGGCCTATCAGATATCCCACCTTTAATCCCCTGACACCTAAGTATAAACTCTTTAAGCTTTTCTTCATCAATCAAatgattcttttttatcatttttaatgacGCGTAAGCCCAAAACGAATAACAAACATCTTCTTTCTTATTAATTCGTCCACTTAATCCACCATTTTCTACTTGTCTTAAACATATAAACCTACTTATATCTCTACTATTAACATACTCAATACCACCTAAAGACCTAAGAACTGACAAACAACAAAATGTAAACGCACAATGTGTTTCGTCACCAATTGCCAGTCCAAACCCGCCGTCTTTATTGTAACAAGACATTATATATCTAACACaagatttataatcaaactttatattttcacaAAAATCTACTGGTATTGGTTTTGATAACGACgaaatatcaaaaactctgtttttatttaaatacaaGAGATGTAGTGAAAGTACTGCGCTACAATTAATTCTATTGTCAGTCATACCAAATTCGTCATTATTAAATGACccatttttgttaaaattttttagtatgaAATTTACAGttttaatatcaaaaaaatcttgTTTAGAAATGTATAAGATTTGTAAAGCATTAAAAGTTGATAAAATTGTAGAAGGGAAGTTTGTAGAGCCGCCGTATCCGCCGTCTTggtttttacaattttttgtaaaaaataaaaaatttgaaaaatcttttttagaGTTCATTATTTTGTAGGAATTTATTGTCCAATAGATTGTGTTTAATCTTGAGGGTtctgataaataaaaatcgaGAATTTTGTCTTgagaaattttttctaaaaaatttttatgatctTCAATATTCAAAATTGTCATggggataaaaaaaagaaaggaATTTATAGAGACACTGTGTATATCTTTAAATAATCATACGAAATTTATAGTATATTTGTAAATccaaattaatattatattcttATAGACCAAGATTGCTTATATTTATGATTAGTAagaatcaaaatattttaaactaatatagcgaaatataaaaaaaagatgcATTACTTCCCAATAGGTACTCTTTTTTTGCGaattcattattaaaaatcatttacAGGCGAATTTTAAGtaaattacattttaaaatagttCTTGATatgcttttttttaaaattagtgcaaaataaagccatattaatattttttaaagcaaaattaattttttttaaatttttataatttttatttaattcttaTCTCCTTGACTATTCTACTTAACACATTACTCATCGTCTTCACaatatcttctttattgCTTCTTATTCTACACtccaaatttataaaattctcATTATTAGCAATACAcacattataaaatatatcatcATTCTGTCTAGTAGTACACATAATATTAGACACAATAATATCTTCTTCCTCTTTATAATCAATAATACTTccttttacaaatttagtaaatttttctaatacTCGTCTAGGCGACAAAGAAgacattaattttatagaataaaCATTTTCCCACGGCATTTTCCTCCaaatattcttaaaatcttcaatttcgcaactttttatttctaagaAATCTGAGACATcagtttttatttctctaaaatttaaagtataATTCTGATTAGCATATTCCCCATTTTCATTTGGATATTTAAAAGTCACTGATCCATTTATAAATCCACTAGAACTATCTAAAACTCTAAAGAcaagttttttagaaattgcTGATCTTGCCTTCATATTATCAGGAAGATCAAGTAAAACTGGTCTAATATTTTGACTAGTACCAAAATCAAATAACATGGTCTGTAAATAGTTATCAGTTTGATTGATTAATAAGATATTTAAGattatttcatattttgtGTATGAAATTGTACCTTCAACATAAATTGGATCAGAAAGGCCTGTTAATTGTACGACATTGAAAAGTGACTCGTCATTGTCTTCAGATTCTAGAAAACTTTTAAGTTTTTcgattttttcatttttattattttgaaaaaatggAATTTCTAGAGGTTCCAAGACATCGACtcgttttaaaaaatttttctttttttttgaaaaatttttataggaaatttctaaagttaaagattttatacacaaaaaaatcgtAGACTTGCAACTTTCATCACAAAAATCTTcgatttttgtaaaactcaAAAATAAAGCGATCATTTTAGCTTTTAAATCTTCAAAAgattcatttttatctgATTCATTCTTAAAAGATTCGTATTTATCTGATTCGTATTTATCTgattcatttttatctgATCCATTATAAGAAGATCCATTCAagatattttcatttatggTAGATccattaaatatattattttcatttatggtaaaatacatttctgttaaagaaatacataaaaaacttattaaaaatcttgAATCTTTCtgaaaacatataaaatctGATGTTCCTTTAAACTCAcaatattctttaaatttccCATCAACAAtactaaatatttcttctaaTTCTTTCCTCCCTGAATATTTTACcaaaatcttaaaaatttttctaaaaatttttccaaatttaatattttttatattaaaaatcaaaatttttaaaatttccaaatctttagaattttctaaaatcaaagaattttctaaaatcgaatttaacaaatttaaacaagAAAACGACAATCCAGGAATCTcatgatttatatttttataacaaatattttttacttcttcattataaataccaaatctagaaacaaaaacatataaattttctagtATCAAAATCTCcatctttttgttttttaatatcattttttcaatttctttatattttaaaattaaaagtttataaaattgcGGGGCGTCTTTAGTTTGACAAACTTCTAATGAAAAATCTAGACacaatttagaaatttcaatattaaaaggGTTTACTAAATCTAAAGCATTTAGagaatattttgataaatcGATAGTgtctttgatttttattaatttagtaaaactaatattaaataaatcttcattatcttttaaatcttgGAAAATTATTCCTACgtatttttctaataataaattattagttTCCAAAtctaaaagttttaaacaAGCTTCTAATCTCACTTCTGAAGATTCAGAAGTGACAAAttcttctaaaaatttttcatcttCAATTTTCTCgattaaaattaatgaaaaatCTTTAGATTTCGTATTTTTCACTTTATAAGCAAATTGTTCAgctttttctttattaatttccCATAACGAACAAAATGCTTGTATAAGACAAAATGTATCCATTTCTTTATACAAACCAtcattcaaaatttttattatctcGTCATTCATTTctattttcttataaatcATACCTAAGCAATAGTAAGCATTTCTTCTTACATATCCTACAGAATGAGatgtattattaattattgatttataacaattatttattacatttttagaatttaaacATGTCACGAATCTTAAAGTGAGGCCTCTTATGAATTCATTTGGACTTTCTAAATCTTTTCTAATTTGGTTGTTTAGAAGTAAAAGTTCGCCTTCTTTTAGAAATGGGACATAGATTTCTAAGAAATAGTAGAGAAGTCGCTTGAGTTCATTATTGTCCATAAGTAGTACTTCTTTGACTACTGTATGGAGAATTGAGTCACCAATTTTCCCTTGACTGACATATTCGATTAGTAATTTCATACCttcgatttttttagaaatttcttTTGAGTCTACGAGTTTCAGAATGTTTTCTTCTGAGGAATCTTTAGAATTTGAAATGTAAACTGAAGTcttaaacattaaaaaggGGGtgagaaaaatttataaatttgtttactCAAATTTGTGTAAGAAAATAACATTTTACTTAA
The DNA window shown above is from Vairimorpha necatrix chromosome 7, complete sequence and carries:
- a CDS encoding coatomer subunit beta' (coPB2); translation: MKLQEQTLKKIRSVRIKAIECHSIKPLAILGLYNGYLQTWNTSTLLLINEVHVSDFPIRTLALVEKNNCVLIGSDDGRIYVYELNNLQRISSFDAHADFIRKIIVNPQNTEFLTCSDDTTIKLWEIGSIMKCVSVFTGHTHFVMDLVYYPKDNKQFLSCSLDGTIKLWNKESKSCIKTYKGHKSGINTLSFCKDDLYFVSGSDDFSLKIWDINNGNCISTLKGHTNNIINVYSMNTFPYLVSCSEDGTYRLWDTNTFENTEIINLNSGRIWQYKEHKNIILIGTDEELIFKKIKTGKSLYDLKNNKLYFTSQNSVFSCKVDDIYNIKKLAELDFYPSELCASENAKFISVCDDKNFSIFSSLGFRKKMSGHGNNLHFFDNEEFLILRDEYIEIYEKNEMIRSIKIYDIEKILLAQKYIYVQRNDSLDVYTFEGIRIFTWNFKAFKAHVNSNILILELNNKIQIYKINDDIISAYLEQDIEIDEVGIPDSFIFLGEFNVKIDSSCWLTTDNHDTMFMFNFESKGYYIFLRDDPYLYNFGPVNGLMCGFINDKVLLLNNSQTTSSLSFLDLDLEFINFQSRIFNNEKCDCKESFRIKAISFLESLGKNNEALEICANDNQRFEILIKLGLLEEASALAVSPPMFDRLGHEFCKRSDLVNATECLYKSGNWRSLLFVDLLCNKKYLKEIAENSLENGEDNVAFIAFLKNKNYEKCGEILRESKFYNFFKETYLQ
- a CDS encoding putative chromatin assembly factor 1 subunit, with amino-acid sequence MSNLSELFPIEVSTHNLYFHEEASIFSLDSFDDSVATGGGDGVVRLWKLQLDEMTHLDYKYTTALNSSIKFIYKSDIIVHNKAVNCVRFNKQGILASSSDSGKVIINYNKTKVLRDSDGLDCYEIMWIDDKLLVGLSNGKIEEYYVDREDVERSKMVKTYSVHGDIIQGMSYNEKYKLIMTFSKDRTSKILDYELKEEKKAKAPTKDTVGETTQKTSKKMDTVGATTQSTERKACAKKQLTKSKKTDTKNVSGQSASKEVSKSIDTNEDAAQTKTPKNVESANVTSLKNTKLKPKKLDILETFSLNSSGRSFFRRGSFSTSGLMAYIPNSKHNSLSVLNFPFTESYWAYQMGPFNSEVIRVLDNEKYLFILCKTSLYIYKDFVLLSCIENITFKSVTDATLIGNVLLITALDGFIASFRYN
- a CDS encoding developmentally regulated GTP-binding protein 2-like protein, producing MGIQDKINEIEAEMARTQKNKKTEYHIGTLKARLARYKHELDNPKTTNIKSDGWEVAKSGDARIALIGFPSVGKSTLLSKITNTESKAAEDEFTTLDCIAGKLEYNGSTIQILDLPGIISGASSNLGRGKQVISICRTADLILIVLDPRRKHDKKVLIRELFNMGIRLNKKRPDVSINLTTNGGICINKQCDLTQTSEEAITAILKEYKINHCNILIKEDVSTDDIVDLLSKNVSYIKCLFCYNKTDELSYEDFKNLSLEENTILISCKNDWNINELKEYVWEKLNLTRIYTKKKGEMPDFNRPIVLRDNLSVFDLCGNIHKDFYSDFKYALVWGRSAKHSPQKVGLNHVLEDEDVIQICLK
- a CDS encoding geranylgeranyl transferase type-2 subunit beta (PGTB2); its protein translation is MTILNIEDHKNFLEKISQDKILDFYLSEPSRLNTIYWTINSYKIMNSKKDFSNFLFFTKNCKNQDGGYGGSTNFPSTILSTFNALQILYISKQDFFDIKTVNFILKNFNKNGSFNNDEFGMTDNRINCSAVLSLHLLYLNKNRVFDISSLSKPIPVDFCENIKFDYKSCVRYIMSCYNKDGGFGLAIGDETHCAFTFCCLSVLRSLGGIEYVNSRDISRFICLRQVENGGLSGRINKKEDVCYSFWAYASLKMIKKNHLIDEEKLKEFILRCQGIKGGISDRPGNEPDPYHLMFSLAALSLLGYDGLSPVDPGFAL